In bacterium, a single genomic region encodes these proteins:
- the argH gene encoding argininosuccinate lyase, translating into MRYMWEGRFKEKVDVDIIEFTKSINVDKKLAIYDIEGSIAHVKMLFKVGLITEEEKEKIIRGLENIKKEIKENKFKFLPSDEDIHTAIERRLIEIIGKIGEKLHTARSRNDQIVLDEKLFLRDEVIYLVKLIIDLQEKFLEKSEEYFDTIISAYTHLKQSQPILLSHYLLAYVEKLERDKERFMDTYKRINVFPLGVGACAGTSLPIDREYTAKLLNFPEISRNSLDTVSDRDFLVEVTFCCLLTMIHLSSFSQDIIIWNMDEINFVKLPDKYCTGSSLMPHKKNPDVFELIRGKTAVCTGLLNGLLVLLKDLPLSYNRDIQEDKKILFEILKTVEATLKILIKILSEIKFNKEIIIEKISSFTLSVDIVEYLVKKGIPFREAHRIVGNIVKYCIEKNKTFFNLTLNEFKSFSPIFEKDILQILNFKNSVNSKISGGGTSSINVKKEIERWKKKLKKSWNLIINLEKEVSILKK; encoded by the coding sequence ATGAGATATATGTGGGAAGGAAGATTTAAAGAGAAAGTAGATGTTGATATTATAGAATTTACAAAATCAATCAATGTTGATAAAAAACTTGCAATTTACGATATTGAAGGCAGTATCGCTCATGTAAAAATGCTTTTTAAAGTCGGATTGATTACAGAGGAAGAAAAAGAAAAAATTATAAGAGGGCTTGAAAATATTAAAAAAGAAATAAAAGAAAATAAATTTAAGTTTTTACCAAGTGATGAGGATATTCATACAGCAATAGAAAGAAGGTTGATAGAAATTATAGGTAAAATAGGCGAAAAGTTGCATACAGCAAGGTCAAGAAATGACCAGATAGTTCTTGACGAAAAACTTTTTTTAAGAGATGAAGTTATTTATTTAGTAAAATTGATAATAGATTTACAGGAAAAATTTCTTGAAAAAAGTGAAGAATATTTTGATACAATAATTTCAGCGTATACTCATTTGAAACAAAGTCAACCGATTTTACTTTCTCATTATTTACTTGCTTATGTTGAAAAATTAGAGAGAGATAAAGAAAGATTTATGGATACTTATAAAAGGATTAATGTTTTTCCTCTTGGAGTGGGTGCCTGTGCAGGAACCTCTTTACCCATAGATAGAGAATATACTGCTAAACTTCTGAATTTCCCTGAAATTTCAAGAAATAGTTTAGACACTGTTTCTGATAGAGATTTTTTAGTAGAGGTAACCTTTTGTTGTCTCCTAACAATGATTCATCTTTCATCTTTTTCTCAGGACATAATAATATGGAATATGGATGAAATTAATTTTGTTAAATTACCGGATAAGTATTGTACAGGTTCAAGTTTAATGCCTCATAAAAAGAATCCTGATGTATTTGAGTTAATCAGAGGAAAAACTGCAGTTTGTACTGGTCTTCTTAATGGACTTCTGGTTCTTCTCAAGGATTTACCTCTTTCTTACAATAGAGATATTCAAGAAGATAAAAAGATATTATTTGAAATATTAAAAACAGTAGAAGCAACTCTCAAAATTTTAATAAAAATTTTATCCGAAATTAAATTTAATAAAGAAATAATCATAGAAAAAATTTCATCTTTTACATTATCAGTAGATATTGTTGAATATCTTGTAAAAAAAGGTATTCCTTTCAGAGAAGCACATAGGATAGTGGGGAATATTGTAAAATACTGCATAGAGAAAAATAAAACTTTTTTTAATTTAACTTTAAATGAATTCAAAAGTTTTTCTCCAATTTTTGAAAAAGACATTTTACAAATTTTAAATTTTAAAAATTCGGTAAATTCAAAAATTTCAGGAGGAGGGACTTCTTCAATAAATGTTAAAAAGGAGATTGAAAGATGGAAGAAAAAATTAAAGAAATCTTGGAACCTTATTATAAATTTAGAAAAGGAAGTTTCTATATTGAAGAAGTAG
- the topA gene encoding type I DNA topoisomerase, with protein sequence MEKELIIVESPTKAKTISGILGNEYTVFATMGHIRDLPENEFGVDIDNNFSPKYVIIPGKKKIVEKLKKLAQNSSNIYLATDEDREGEAIAWHTVHLINKKIEDVKRVAFHEIVPEAVKEAFSNPRQISIELVNAQQTRRILDRIVGYKISPILGKHLEMGLSAGRVQSVALKLIVEREKEIENFVPEIYFIIKCEVEKDGKKIVFNLIKIGEKSFEKEKLKEEKEVDEIIEKLKNGTLIVKEKEEKIKKLTPPPPFITSTLQQEAINILNFSSSKTMFIAQQLYEGIEIEGKSIGLITYMRTDSPSVAKPAQNQALKFIKDTFGESYLPEKPNIYYSKSKVSQEAHESIRPTSVFRTPDKIKKYLNPDQFKLYELIWKRFIASQMAKATIKNIKVTALNDIFLFETEGNFIVFDGFLKLWPLKIEKGSQIIGEFEKEEVLNVLEYKKEKKQTQPLSRFTESSLIKTLEKYGIGRPSTYAPTISTLIARKYVKKEKKFLVPLRMGKIVYEILNKFFPEIIEINFTAKMEEDLDKIANGEKNWVEVLKEFYNKFKKSLEKTNEILNRDILNEIIIEDKRCPLCNGQLTLIKGKYGIFIGCSNYPNCTYTERIKENADNSGNRSKKR encoded by the coding sequence ATGGAAAAAGAACTTATAATCGTTGAATCTCCAACAAAAGCAAAAACAATTAGTGGGATACTTGGTAATGAATATACAGTATTTGCCACTATGGGACATATAAGGGACCTTCCTGAAAATGAATTTGGAGTGGATATTGATAACAATTTTTCTCCTAAATATGTTATAATACCTGGAAAAAAGAAAATTGTGGAAAAACTGAAAAAACTTGCTCAAAATTCCTCCAATATCTACCTTGCAACTGATGAAGATAGAGAAGGTGAAGCAATTGCATGGCATACTGTACATTTAATAAATAAAAAAATTGAAGATGTAAAAAGAGTTGCTTTTCATGAAATTGTTCCTGAAGCAGTAAAAGAAGCATTTTCAAATCCAAGACAGATATCTATTGAACTTGTAAATGCTCAACAGACAAGAAGAATTCTTGACAGGATAGTTGGATATAAAATAAGTCCCATACTTGGTAAACATCTTGAAATGGGATTATCTGCTGGAAGAGTTCAATCAGTTGCCTTGAAACTTATTGTTGAGAGGGAAAAAGAAATTGAAAATTTTGTTCCTGAAATTTATTTCATTATAAAATGTGAAGTAGAGAAAGACGGTAAAAAAATAGTTTTCAATCTTATCAAAATTGGTGAAAAATCATTTGAAAAAGAAAAGTTAAAAGAAGAAAAAGAAGTAGATGAAATAATTGAAAAGTTAAAAAATGGAACTCTTATTGTGAAGGAAAAAGAAGAAAAAATAAAAAAATTAACTCCTCCACCACCTTTTATAACAAGTACTTTACAACAGGAAGCAATAAATATTTTAAATTTTTCTTCCTCAAAAACCATGTTTATTGCTCAGCAATTATATGAAGGAATTGAAATAGAAGGAAAAAGTATAGGATTGATAACATATATGAGAACCGATTCTCCTTCTGTTGCAAAACCTGCACAAAATCAGGCATTAAAATTTATAAAAGATACATTTGGAGAAAGTTATTTACCTGAGAAACCAAATATTTATTATTCTAAATCAAAAGTTTCTCAAGAAGCACATGAATCAATAAGACCTACTTCTGTTTTCAGAACGCCTGATAAAATAAAAAAATATTTAAACCCTGACCAGTTTAAACTTTATGAACTAATATGGAAAAGATTTATTGCAAGTCAAATGGCCAAAGCAACTATAAAAAATATTAAAGTTACTGCGTTAAATGATATTTTTCTATTTGAAACAGAAGGTAATTTTATTGTTTTTGATGGTTTTTTAAAATTATGGCCTTTAAAAATTGAAAAAGGGAGCCAAATTATAGGCGAATTTGAAAAAGAAGAAGTATTAAATGTTTTAGAATATAAAAAGGAAAAAAAACAAACTCAACCCCTTTCAAGGTTCACTGAAAGTTCACTTATTAAAACTCTTGAGAAATATGGTATTGGAAGACCATCTACCTATGCACCAACCATTTCCACTTTAATTGCAAGAAAATATGTAAAAAAAGAAAAAAAATTCCTTGTTCCATTAAGAATGGGTAAAATTGTTTATGAAATATTAAATAAATTTTTCCCTGAAATAATAGAAATAAACTTTACAGCAAAAATGGAAGAAGACCTTGATAAAATAGCAAATGGAGAAAAAAACTGGGTAGAAGTATTAAAAGAGTTTTATAATAAATTTAAAAAATCTCTGGAAAAAACTAATGAAATATTAAATAGGGATATTTTGAACGAAATTATAATAGAGGACAAAAGATGTCCTCTATGTAATGGACAATTAACCTTAATAAAAGGTAAGTATGGGATTTTTATTGGTTGTTCCAATTATCCTAATTGTACCTATACTGAAAGGATAAAAGAAAATGCTGATAATTCCGGCAATAGATCTAAAAAAAGGTGA
- a CDS encoding HisA/HisF-related TIM barrel protein, translating to MLIIPAIDLKKGEIVRLYKGRFDKISYYDVEIENVTKEYLKAGAKRIHIVLLYGAKTGKIENEEIEKIKNIIELKKINNRDDCELQIGGGIRKREQIEKFLNLGINYVIIGTAFLIPIALSEGYSIQDIRFFYQKSGKNLEVEKEIPEFDLIDWLEPEIKDKIIISVDYVGDEIALSGWEVTLPLKPSYVIKRFIEKGFKRFLITSIESDGTLDGIDFKNISRITKEITRFKEDIKEIIVAGGISKEEDIIMLNSLQYRPTGIIIGKALYQKKLDLKNVIEKYQKI from the coding sequence ATGCTGATAATTCCGGCAATAGATCTAAAAAAAGGTGAAATTGTTCGTCTCTATAAAGGAAGATTTGATAAAATTTCCTATTATGATGTTGAGATTGAAAATGTTACAAAAGAATATTTAAAAGCAGGTGCAAAAAGGATTCATATTGTTCTTCTATACGGTGCAAAAACAGGCAAAATAGAAAATGAAGAAATTGAAAAAATTAAAAACATAATTGAATTAAAAAAAATAAATAACAGAGATGATTGTGAACTTCAAATTGGCGGAGGGATAAGAAAAAGAGAACAGATAGAAAAATTTTTAAATTTAGGAATAAATTATGTAATTATAGGAACAGCATTTTTAATTCCTATTGCTTTAAGTGAAGGATACAGTATTCAGGATATTAGATTTTTTTATCAAAAAAGTGGCAAAAATCTGGAAGTTGAGAAAGAAATTCCTGAATTTGATTTAATTGACTGGCTTGAACCAGAAATTAAAGATAAAATTATAATATCAGTTGATTATGTTGGAGACGAAATCGCTTTAAGTGGATGGGAAGTAACTTTACCTTTAAAACCTTCATATGTAATAAAAAGATTTATAGAAAAAGGATTCAAAAGGTTTCTGATAACAAGTATTGAAAGCGATGGAACTCTTGATGGAATTGATTTTAAAAATATCAGTAGAATAACGAAAGAAATTACCAGATTTAAAGAAGATATAAAAGAAATAATAGTTGCTGGAGGAATATCAAAGGAAGAAGATATAATAATGTTGAACTCTTTACAATATAGACCAACAGGAATTATAATAGGAAAGGCATTGTATCAAAAAAAATTAGATTTAAAAAATGTTATTGAAAAATATCAAAAAATTTAG
- a CDS encoding phospholipase D-like domain-containing protein — MLLKNIKKFSLFLILFFNLVFAQFKANVTPLLNENYSKSILNFIKRAEKSIYVIMFQTGYYSEYAESISNQILREIVNAYKRDVKVEVILDLSTMSNVKEKNFETAKFLAENGIKVYFDKADKTTHSKLLIVDDKYVFIGSHNWNYYALEKNNETSILIESEETARVFINYFNEVKKECRIFLAPLN, encoded by the coding sequence ATGTTATTGAAAAATATCAAAAAATTTAGTTTATTTTTAATTTTATTTTTTAATCTGGTTTTTGCACAATTTAAGGCAAATGTTACTCCTTTATTGAATGAAAATTATTCAAAGAGTATTCTAAATTTTATAAAAAGGGCTGAAAAATCTATTTATGTCATTATGTTTCAAACAGGATATTATTCTGAATATGCAGAAAGTATATCAAATCAGATATTGAGAGAAATAGTAAACGCATATAAAAGAGATGTTAAAGTGGAAGTTATACTTGATTTGTCTACAATGTCTAATGTTAAAGAAAAAAATTTTGAAACCGCAAAATTTCTTGCAGAAAATGGAATTAAGGTCTATTTTGATAAAGCAGACAAGACAACCCATTCTAAACTTTTAATAGTTGATGATAAATATGTTTTCATCGGAAGTCACAACTGGAATTATTACGCACTTGAAAAAAACAATGAAACAAGTATTTTAATTGAATCAGAAGAAACCGCTAGGGTATTCATTAATTATTTTAATGAAGTAAAAAAAGAATGTAGAATATTTCTTGCACCACTTAACTAA
- a CDS encoding adenylosuccinate synthase: MVTVVVGTQWGDEGKGKVIDYLAEKVDIIARYQGGANAGHTVVVNNKKYVFHLIPSGILYPEKICVIGNGVVIDPVSLFEEIEYLKNNGIEVEGKLFIAENAHITLPYHKILDRVEDTFRGKGQLGTTGRGIGTTYTDKFARIGIRVVDFIDDEVFMEKLKIALELKNYLFKEYYKEEVLKAEKIYKDYEIYRKKIKKFVINTSIYLNEEIEKGKKILAEGAQGTFLDIDFGTYPYVTASNPISGGACIGLGISPKKIEKIIGVAKAYTTRVGMGPFPTEIKDSIGEELRKIGNEFGATTGRPRRCGWFDAVLVKFACMVNGIDEIVLTKLDVLTGLEKIKIGVGYKYEEKIINSYPFNPKLFSNCEVIYEEMDGWKEDISNVKSYKELPKNARKYIEKIEEKIGTKITKISTGSSRGQTIEKD; encoded by the coding sequence ATGGTAACAGTTGTTGTTGGAACCCAATGGGGAGATGAAGGTAAGGGAAAAGTAATTGATTATCTTGCAGAGAAAGTTGATATAATTGCAAGATATCAGGGTGGAGCAAATGCAGGTCATACAGTAGTTGTAAATAATAAAAAATATGTATTTCATCTTATTCCCTCAGGTATCCTTTATCCTGAAAAAATTTGTGTTATTGGAAATGGAGTTGTTATTGACCCGGTTTCTTTATTTGAGGAAATTGAATATTTAAAAAATAATGGAATAGAAGTAGAGGGAAAATTATTTATTGCTGAAAACGCACATATAACTTTACCCTACCATAAAATTTTAGACCGGGTTGAAGATACGTTTAGAGGCAAAGGACAACTTGGAACAACAGGAAGAGGAATTGGAACCACCTATACTGATAAATTTGCAAGAATTGGGATAAGAGTTGTTGATTTTATAGATGATGAAGTATTTATGGAAAAATTAAAAATCGCTCTTGAATTGAAGAATTACTTATTTAAGGAATATTATAAGGAAGAAGTTTTAAAAGCTGAAAAAATTTATAAGGATTATGAGATATATAGAAAAAAGATTAAAAAATTTGTTATAAATACATCAATCTATCTTAATGAAGAAATTGAAAAAGGAAAAAAAATTCTTGCAGAAGGAGCTCAGGGAACCTTTCTTGATATAGATTTTGGTACCTATCCATATGTAACTGCCTCAAATCCGATTTCTGGTGGTGCTTGTATAGGGCTTGGTATATCTCCGAAAAAAATAGAAAAAATTATAGGAGTTGCAAAGGCATACACAACAAGAGTAGGGATGGGACCTTTTCCTACAGAAATAAAGGATAGTATAGGAGAAGAATTAAGAAAGATAGGGAATGAATTTGGAGCCACTACAGGTAGACCGAGAAGATGTGGTTGGTTTGATGCAGTTCTTGTTAAATTTGCCTGTATGGTTAACGGGATAGATGAAATTGTTTTAACAAAACTTGATGTTTTAACAGGTCTTGAGAAAATTAAAATAGGAGTGGGATATAAATATGAAGAAAAAATTATAAATTCCTATCCTTTTAATCCAAAACTTTTTTCAAATTGTGAAGTTATATACGAAGAAATGGATGGCTGGAAAGAAGATATAAGTAATGTTAAAAGTTACAAAGAATTACCAAAAAATGCCAGGAAATATATAGAAAAAATTGAGGAAAAAATAGGCACAAAAATAACAAAAATTTCAACTGGTTCATCGAGAGGACAGACAATAGAGAAGGATTAG
- a CDS encoding isocitrate/isopropylmalate dehydrogenase family protein, protein MSYKITLIPGDGIGPEITEVAKKCIEATGVEIEWDVKMAGEECIEKFGTPIPEDTIKSIEENKICLKGPITTPVGTGFRSINVFLRQYFNLYVCLRPFKIYKGARTKYENVDIVLIRENMEDLYAGIEFEKGKEDTYELIGFIEKKRNVKLSKNTGISIKPISVENSEKIVRFGFEYARKNNRKKVTVVHKANIMKYSDGLFLEVANKISQEYPDIEYEDKIVDNMAMQLVQKPEIYDVIVCPNLYGDILSDLCAGLVGGLGLSPGANIGEDIAIFEPTHGSAPKYKGQNRVNPSAMILAGILMLDYLGETEASDKIERALAEVIEEGKFVTYDFKNPNEECVGTIEMGKAIIKKMGGKW, encoded by the coding sequence ATGTCATATAAAATCACTCTTATTCCAGGAGATGGCATAGGTCCTGAAATCACTGAAGTAGCAAAGAAATGTATTGAAGCGACTGGAGTAGAAATTGAATGGGATGTAAAAATGGCTGGTGAAGAATGTATAGAAAAATTTGGAACACCTATACCTGAAGATACAATAAAATCAATAGAAGAAAATAAAATATGTTTAAAAGGTCCTATAACGACACCTGTGGGTACTGGTTTTAGAAGTATAAATGTTTTTTTAAGGCAGTATTTTAATTTGTATGTATGTTTAAGGCCGTTTAAAATTTATAAAGGTGCACGAACAAAATATGAAAATGTTGATATTGTTCTTATAAGAGAAAATATGGAAGACCTTTATGCTGGAATTGAATTTGAAAAAGGGAAAGAAGATACCTATGAGTTAATTGGATTTATTGAGAAAAAAAGGAATGTTAAGTTAAGTAAAAACACAGGAATAAGCATAAAACCGATATCTGTAGAAAATTCTGAAAAAATTGTTAGATTTGGTTTTGAATATGCAAGAAAAAATAATAGGAAGAAGGTTACTGTTGTTCATAAAGCAAATATAATGAAATATTCTGATGGTCTTTTTCTTGAAGTGGCAAATAAAATAAGCCAGGAATACCCTGATATAGAATATGAGGATAAAATTGTTGATAATATGGCTATGCAACTTGTCCAAAAGCCTGAAATTTATGATGTTATTGTTTGTCCAAATCTTTATGGAGATATTCTTTCTGATTTGTGTGCAGGACTTGTAGGAGGACTGGGACTTTCACCGGGAGCAAACATTGGAGAAGATATTGCAATTTTTGAACCGACCCATGGGTCTGCTCCTAAATATAAAGGACAAAATAGAGTTAATCCCTCTGCCATGATACTTGCTGGAATTTTAATGCTGGATTATTTAGGAGAAACAGAAGCATCTGATAAAATTGAAAGGGCGCTGGCAGAAGTTATAGAAGAAGGGAAATTTGTTACTTATGATTTTAAAAACCCGAATGAAGAATGTGTAGGGACAATAGAGATGGGAAAGGCAATTATAAAGAAAATGGGAGGAAAATGGTAA
- a CDS encoding 3-isopropylmalate dehydratase small subunit — translation MVLKGKSHKFGDNINTDYIISGKYKFKTLDMDELAKHLMEDIEPEFYKKIRKGDFIVAGINFGCGSSREQAPLVIKHAGIPAVIAKSFARIFYRNGINNGLILIEGDTDKIENGDELEIYPIEGIIKNITKNIEIKTTKIPDFLIDIIKEGGVISYLKKYKKFKIGE, via the coding sequence ATGGTTCTAAAAGGAAAAAGTCATAAATTCGGAGATAATATTAATACTGATTATATAATTTCAGGAAAATATAAATTTAAAACACTTGATATGGATGAACTTGCTAAACATCTAATGGAAGATATTGAACCAGAATTCTATAAAAAGATTAGAAAGGGAGATTTTATTGTTGCAGGAATTAATTTTGGATGTGGAAGTAGTAGGGAACAGGCGCCATTAGTAATAAAACATGCAGGGATTCCTGCTGTAATTGCTAAAAGTTTTGCAAGAATATTTTATCGGAATGGTATAAATAATGGGTTAATTTTAATTGAAGGTGATACAGATAAGATTGAAAATGGAGATGAATTAGAAATATATCCAATTGAAGGGATAATAAAAAATATAACAAAAAACATAGAAATTAAAACAACGAAAATTCCTGATTTTTTGATAGATATTATTAAAGAGGGTGGTGTAATAAGTTATTTAAAAAAGTATAAAAAATTTAAAATTGGAGAATAA
- a CDS encoding PIG-L family deacetylase, protein MNILAIGAHPDDLEILCGGTLAKYSKNGHKIFMAHLCNGNKGGKNISPSELAKIRDEEAKKAASLIKAEVLGPIASDLEIYNTKEMREKVVDIIRYAKPDIIITHSPEDYMPDHTNTAQLVFDAAFTSTLPNYKTEYPAHEHITPIFYMDTLVGLKFQPTHYVDITDFFEIKKQMLLCHESQYKWIKGHHLSDPLNIIETVSKFRGLQCGVLYAEAFRMENVWGRIKPAELI, encoded by the coding sequence ATGAATATCCTTGCAATTGGTGCACATCCTGACGACCTTGAAATTCTGTGTGGAGGAACACTTGCAAAATACTCAAAAAATGGACACAAAATCTTTATGGCTCATTTATGTAATGGAAATAAAGGTGGAAAAAACATATCTCCATCCGAACTTGCTAAAATTAGAGACGAAGAAGCAAAAAAAGCAGCAAGTTTAATAAAAGCAGAAGTTTTAGGACCAATTGCTTCAGACCTTGAAATTTACAATACCAAAGAAATGAGGGAAAAAGTAGTTGATATAATCAGATATGCAAAACCAGATATTATTATTACACACTCACCTGAAGATTATATGCCAGACCACACAAATACAGCACAACTAGTATTTGACGCTGCGTTTACTTCTACCCTTCCAAATTACAAAACTGAATATCCAGCACACGAACATATTACACCTATTTTTTATATGGATACACTTGTAGGTCTCAAGTTCCAGCCAACTCACTACGTTGACATAACTGATTTCTTTGAAATAAAAAAACAGATGTTACTATGTCATGAAAGTCAGTATAAATGGATAAAAGGACATCATCTTTCAGACCCTTTAAATATCATTGAAACAGTGTCAAAATTTAGAGGTTTACAATGCGGTGTTTTATATGCTGAAGCCTTCAGAATGGAAAATGTCTGGGGAAGGATAAAACCTGCTGAACTCATATAA
- the rfbD gene encoding dTDP-4-dehydrorhamnose reductase has translation MKKVLITGGNGLVGNYLNRIFDGKNYSVFSFNKEVLDITNIKKSFEIFKNIKPEVVIHLAALTDVDFCEKNPEKAFLVNSQGTENIAKLSYDFNCFLIYLSTDFIFDGLKNSPYSEKDLPNPINIYGKSKLLGEKYIMNNCKKYLIIRTSRIFGKVGKNFSSKLKEIIRERKEIFLTTDVINSPTYALDLSNCIFKLMEMDFCGIINVCNEGWCSFFDFGNKMKEILKLDTEIKGINFDDFSKKYGIIAKRPKFSALSIDLLNSLNIKMDSWETSLKKFLEEE, from the coding sequence ATGAAAAAAGTTCTTATAACAGGAGGGAATGGACTTGTTGGTAATTATTTGAATAGAATATTTGATGGAAAAAATTATTCAGTATTTTCTTTTAACAAGGAAGTACTTGATATAACAAATATTAAAAAAAGTTTTGAAATTTTTAAAAATATAAAACCTGAAGTAGTGATACATCTTGCGGCACTAACAGATGTTGATTTTTGTGAAAAAAATCCTGAAAAAGCATTTTTAGTGAATTCACAAGGAACAGAAAATATTGCGAAATTATCATATGACTTTAACTGTTTTTTGATTTATTTAAGCACAGATTTTATTTTTGATGGATTAAAAAATTCTCCTTACTCAGAAAAAGACCTACCAAATCCGATAAATATTTATGGAAAAAGTAAACTTCTCGGAGAAAAATATATAATGAATAACTGTAAGAAATATTTAATAATAAGAACTTCCAGAATTTTTGGTAAAGTAGGTAAAAATTTTAGCAGTAAATTAAAAGAAATTATAAGGGAAAGGAAAGAAATATTTTTGACAACAGATGTAATAAATTCTCCAACATATGCACTTGACCTTTCAAATTGTATTTTTAAATTGATGGAAATGGATTTTTGTGGTATTATAAATGTTTGTAATGAAGGGTGGTGTTCTTTTTTTGACTTCGGAAACAAAATGAAAGAGATTTTAAAATTGGATACAGAAATCAAGGGAATAAATTTTGATGATTTTTCTAAAAAATATGGAATTATTGCTAAAAGACCTAAATTTTCAGCATTATCTATTGATTTACTTAATTCTTTAAATATAAAGATGGATTCTTGGGAAACAAGTCTAAAAAAATTTCTGGAGGAGGAATAG
- a CDS encoding Gfo/Idh/MocA family oxidoreductase yields the protein MLDENEFDGVYIIMPPYHLYDIVIDALNRKLNVFIEKPPGITKFQTQNMADLAIKNNCKTMVGFNRRFIPLLRKVKEIVEKKGPIIQVVSTFYKNMYPNFLYYNGAVDILTCDGIHAVDTLRWLCGEVKKIKSVIKSYFSNIPNAFNAIIEFEKGATGILLTNWTVGKRIHTFEIHSLGISAFVDCNDRAIIFKDNREEPEIFSAFDITKSKQFHRFYGYYNENRHFIECIKNDKEPECNFTDAVKTMELVEEIYKNNISF from the coding sequence ATGTTAGATGAAAATGAATTTGATGGAGTTTATATAATTATGCCTCCCTATCATTTATATGATATTGTTATAGATGCTTTAAATAGAAAATTGAATGTATTTATAGAAAAACCACCGGGAATAACTAAATTTCAAACACAAAATATGGCAGACCTGGCAATTAAAAACAACTGTAAAACAATGGTGGGTTTCAATAGAAGATTTATTCCTTTATTAAGAAAAGTAAAGGAAATTGTTGAAAAAAAGGGACCTATAATTCAGGTTGTTTCAACCTTTTATAAGAATATGTATCCCAATTTTCTCTATTACAATGGAGCAGTTGATATATTAACCTGTGATGGTATCCATGCAGTTGATACTTTAAGGTGGTTGTGTGGAGAAGTAAAAAAAATTAAAAGTGTTATAAAATCATATTTTTCTAATATACCAAATGCTTTCAATGCAATAATAGAATTTGAAAAAGGTGCTACTGGAATTCTATTGACAAACTGGACAGTTGGCAAAAGAATTCATACATTTGAAATTCATTCACTTGGGATTTCTGCTTTTGTTGACTGTAATGACAGAGCAATAATATTTAAAGATAATAGAGAAGAACCTGAAATTTTTTCAGCTTTTGATATAACCAAAAGTAAACAATTTCATAGATTTTATGGTTATTACAACGAAAATAGACATTTTATTGAATGTATAAAAAACGATAAAGAACCAGAATGTAATTTCACCGATGCTGTTAAAACAATGGAACTTGTTGAAGAAATTTATAAAAACAATATTTCTTTTTAA